A window of Oncorhynchus nerka isolate Pitt River linkage group LG4, Oner_Uvic_2.0, whole genome shotgun sequence contains these coding sequences:
- the LOC115117367 gene encoding transcription factor E2F3-like: MMRKGGASVPEKVLISGVGGSSMDKTRTVLTQYANAPYYQILTPPPCPNQTNNVGVPDPTESPLYTTPIGVSTNETGQRPPLGRHPTKRRLELEESDQQYTSETNSGSRAKRATRLSLRGPKTPPSTLEKTRYDTSLGLLTQKFVQLLAQSSDGVVDLNRAAESLKVRKRRLYDITNVLQGVHLIKKKSKNNIQWMGCSLSPQGVARVQTPGSVGEELLELAQEEKRLDELLHISTRIVQQITEDTPTRKFAYISYEDVKRIPSLKDQTVIVVKAPAETRLEVQDPAESLQVHLSSTQGPIEVFLCSDDHATSSTLNNVALNGKGHPSSSYVNGNSSLSVFKVSQGGNNSTDSASISFSNAQSRLPACSAVTVTPVSLLPLQDVDQEHFVPLSPSLLFEEDDYMLSLGEDNLFSYDLDELPLEDLLCN, translated from the exons ATGATGAGAAAAGGGGGAGCCTCTGTCCCGGAGAAAGTCCTAATTTCAGGGGTCGGGGGCTCCTCCATGGACAAAACCCGCACAGTTCTGACCCAGTACGCCAATGCTCCGTATTATCAGATCTTAACCCCTCCGCCCTGTCCGAACCAGACTAACAATGTCGGTGTCCCAGACCCGACCGAGAGTCCGCTATACACTACCCCCATCGGGGTGTCTACCAACGAGACCGGACAGCGACCACCCCTCGGAAGACACCCG aCGAAGCGTCGGTTGGAGCTGGAGGAGAGTGATCAACAGTACACCAGTGAGACGAACAGTGGCTCCAGAGCTAAGCGAGCCACCAGGCTCTCCCTCAGAGGACCCAAGA ctccccCCTCCACGTTAGAGAAGACCAGGTATGACACATCTCTAGGCCTCCTGACCCAGAAGTTTGTCCAGCTGCTGGCCCAGTCCAGTGACGGGGTAGTGGACCTCAACCGGGCCGCGGAGTCCCTCAAGGTGAGGAAGAGACGCCTCTATGACATCACCAACGTCCTGCAGGGGGTGCATCTCATCAAGAAGAAGTCTAAGAACAACATCCAATGGAT gggctgTAGCCTGTCTCCACAGGGAGTTGCCAGGGTCCAGACCCCTGGCTCTGTGGGTGAAGAGCTACTGGAGTTGGCCCAAGAGGAGAAGAGACTGGATGAACTCCTACACATCTCTACACGCATCGTCCAACAGATAACGGAAGACACACCCACAAGGAA GTTTGCATACATATCGTATGAGGATGTGAAGAGGATTCCTAGTCTCAAGGACCAGACGGTCATTGTGGTCAAAGCCCCTGCTGAAACCAGACTAGAGGTGCAAGACCCtgcagag AGTCTCCAGGTCCACCTGAGCAGTACCCAGGGTCCAATAGAAGTCTTCCTTTGCTCTGATGACCACGCCACCTCCTCCACGCTGAACAACGTGGCACTGAATGGAAAAGGACATCCCTCTTCATCGTATGTCAACGGAAACTCCTCTTTGTCCGTCTTCAAGGTGTCACAAG GGGGTAATAACTCCACCGATAGCGCCAGTATCAGTTTCTCCAACGCACAGTCCAGGCTCCCAGCATGCTCAGCAGTGACAGtgacccctgtctccctcctccccctccaggatgTCGACCAGGAGCActttgtccccctctctccctccctcctctttgaGGAGGACGACTACATGCTCAGCCTCGGGGAAGACAACTTGTTCTCCTACGACCTGGACGAGCTTCCACTGGAAGACCTGCTCTGTAACTGA
- the srfbp1 gene encoding serum response factor-binding protein 1 produces the protein MSSTDTQQVTMHDVLKTEAIPEDPNKQKMSELPKNDNKPVRLIKDKKTAAQKKKKKPEIPRRKKKKPDDPGKPVPLNLNDEVVRMRKEVKRVRALVIRKLTRQMASLKKKKGKEEDLERNRRRVGRLLEEIHAMKTLKPDPVTKAALHKNLSFEFVCKNPKATISDRAVARIATHPQFSKKIDTIKAAIKAFKDERMSVEKGDQKKTVRKQPLKVVEVIEQPRDSDGGGVEGEEGDEEEMDEEEDGTPVDEEEDGTPADEEEDGTPAESLTVDKPAVIEKQPVDKTVRVTEEDDVSTIENKESAIENTVADPQPTEMSEAEKTLLDSSTPFTIEAPQVVPTKNIVTMKNTPQKQVVQKLTKDTPATQKTQDPKPQKVTKPQNKDVKNKQDDEEDSDDDHEEEESDLESSDDEKDYFDDSTEERFRKQSSQSDESDNDDFFLGKVNKFKKKSDTTTAPPGGGEGKSSELGKNPLLEPLESLKPHQTELDELEARLNSKGKSIFCSSLSGSRGGRGRGRGGGRGADRGMGRGGGRGGDFKNRGRGGDDGPSRGPGSHDGGSGRGRGDFGRQREGRGFSSTPSSQPPQQALHPSWEASKKRKEQQTAVVAFQGKKIKFDD, from the exons ATGTCATCAACCGACACACAGCAAGTGACAATGCACGACGTTCTGAAGACGGAGGCGATCCCTGAGGATCCAAATAAACAGAAAATGTCCGAACTCCCCAAAAATGACAATAAGCCTGTGCGTCTGATAAAAGACAAGAAAACAGCGgctcagaagaagaagaagaagccagAGATtccgaggaggaagaagaagaaaccAGATGATCCCGGTAAGCCAGTTCCATTAAACCTGAACGACGAggtggtgaggatgaggaaggaggTGAAAAGGGTGAGGGCGCTGGTCATCAGGAAGTTGACTAGGCAGATGGCAAGTCTGAAGAAAAAGAAGGGGAAGGAGGAAGATCTGGAGAGGAACCGGAGGAGGGTAGGCAGACTGCTGGAAGAAATCCATGCGATGAAGACACTCAAACCTGATCCG GTGACCAAGGCGGCCCTTCATAAGAACCTGAGTTTTGAGTTTGTCTGTAAGAACCCAAAGGCCACCATTTCTGACCGAGCTGTAGCCCGTATCGCCACTCACCCTCAGTTCAGCAAGAAGATAGACACCATCAAAGCTGCCATTAAAGCCTTCAAGGATGAGAGGATGTCAGTAGAGAAAGGAGACCAGAAGAAAACGGTTAGAAAGCAGCCTTTAAAAGTGGTCGAGGTGATCGAGCAGCCGAGGGACAgtgatggaggaggggtggaaggtgaagagggagatgaagaagagatgGATGAGGAGGAAGACGGAACACCCgtggatgaggaggaagatggaACACCCGcggatgaggaggaagatggaACACCCGCGGAGAGTCTAACGGTTGACAAACCAGCTGTTATAGAAAAGCAACCTGTTGATAAGACTGTCAGGGTTACAGAAGAAGACGACGTTTCCacgatagagaataaagaatcggccatagagaatacagtagCTGACCCTCAGCCCACGGAGATGTCAGAGGCCGAAAAGACTCTGTTGGACTCATCCACTCCATTCACAATAGAGGCCCCACAAGTAGTACCTACAAAGAACATAGTAACCATGAAAAATACACCACAGAAGCAAGTAGTCCAGAAACTTACAAAGGACACTCCAGCCACTCAGAAGACTCAAGACCCCAAACCCCAGAAAGTCACTAAACCTCAGAATAAAGATGTTAAAAACAAGCAGGATGATGAAGAGGATTCTGATGATGAtcatgaggaagaggagagcgacTTGGAGTCTTCGGACGACGAGAAGGATTATTTTGACGACAGCACGGAGGAGCGTTTCCGTAAGCAGTCCTCCCAGTCGGATGAAAGCGACAACGATGATTTCTTCCTGGGGAAAGTCAACAAGTTCAAAAAGAAGAGTGATACGACTACAGCGCCaccaggtggaggggaggggaagagcaGCGAACTGGGGAAAAACCCACTGCTGGAACCACTGGAGAGCTTAAAGCCACACCAGACTGAACTGGATGAGCTAGAGGCCAGACTGAACTCCAAGGGGAAGTCTATCTTCTGCTCCAGTCTGTCTGGTTCCAGAGGTGGTAGAGGCAGGGGTAGAGGCGGAGGTAGaggtgcagacaggggtatgggccgaggagggggtaggggaggGGACTTCAAGAACCGTGGAAGAGGGGGAGATGATGGCCCGTCTCGGGGTCCTGGGTCACATGATGGGGGTtctggaaggggaaggggagactTCGGGAGGCAACGGGAAGGCAGAGGCTTCTCCTCCACCCCTTCATCTCAGCCACCACAACAGGCCCTGCACCCGTCATGGGAGGCCAGTAAGAAGAGGAAGGAGCAGCAGACCGCAGTAGTGGCCTTCCAAGGAAAgaagatcaaatttgatgattgA